One Chaetodon trifascialis isolate fChaTrf1 chromosome 13, fChaTrf1.hap1, whole genome shotgun sequence DNA segment encodes these proteins:
- the tp53bp2a gene encoding apoptosis-stimulating of p53 protein 2a isoform X2 encodes MRYEAKMMPMFLTVYLSNNDQHFTEVPVTPETLCRDVVELCKEPGETDCHLSEMWRGSERAVGDGERMLDVLQRWGQHRAEVRFFLRHNRAPSRESGGSRGSEPKRNGVKGPPDRRMENGVATPRMDMTLAELQEMAARQQQQIEAQQQLLASKEQRLRYLKQQEQRQQQQASEQEKLQRLRENIENQETRLKKVRALKGQVEQKRLSNGKLVEEIEQMNNLFQQKQRELVMAASKVEELNRQLELLKNGKMDNFHDTQSSVAELDRLYKELQLRNKLNQEQNSKLQQQRDSLNKRNLEVASMDKRISELRDRLWKKKAALQQKENLPNGYPGKERASKDTHLQLPSDGQAGQQSGPSRVAAVGPYIQSSTMPRGAVRHDLLVKPAYPDGTATLPAHDPQSKAGTEAMFLLKPLKELRAKRKGLQPSKLADWGSSGPESNTNGHGPASTLPRMTSQSNSNTEQDETELKRDRKVRPFSMFEPTEAPTTSLRKNQSSDDLVRDAQSAPKAPVKVPPPVPTKPKGPNVVPYSKQGLNTGTFPKAKPHSQQPQAAQGRSPVPPSQSQTLPLPSKQDTPPAATVRPFTPELPSSKDSSLTKPQTLAASSIYSMYTQQPGTAKPLQPGVQGALHRSQNRTNGFVSVYGKPVIPSGSSLHPENPYLDRRSPALECEVDHNGANSMGPSPPEGPQPETERIPRPLSPTKLLPFISNPYRHQSDGDLEALRKKLYNAPRPLKKRSSITEPEGPAGPNIQKLLYQKTTLAAMETTVTTPTTPTYTGEAEKAAEGSVVQHVPSPVSGAENHPSEPGQTLEGGQLPSHIPGAKVPVPAPTEQTKPPSATPESEHIIPPPPPSHPAPRPDEALFPPPPPAGLEDIMPNLPPPPPEGFLEEFPPYPPPPYPSGAEHDSLGEDTFNMKAPEVTGQVTLPPGKRTNLRKPGSERIDHSMRVKFNPLALLLDSSLEGEFDLVQRIIYEVEDPSQPNDEGITALHNAVCAGHTEIVKFLVQFGVNVNAADSDGWTPLHCAASCNNVQVCKFLVESGAAVFAMTYSDMQTAADKCEEMEEGYTQCSQFLYGVQEKMGIMNRGVVYGLWDYSSENPDELSFREGDCMTIIRREDEDEIEWWWARMADTEGYIPRNLLGLYPRIKPRQRTLA; translated from the exons ATGTTCCTGACAGTATACCTCAGTAACAATGACCAGCATTTTACTGAGGTCCCCGTTACCCCAGAGACGCTGTGCCGGGATGTGGTGGAGTTGTGCAAGGAGCCGGGGGAGACGGACTGCCACCTGTCTGAGATGTGGCGTGGATCTG AGCGAGCCGTCGGTGACGGGGAGAGGAtgctggatgtgctgcagcGATGGGGACAACACAGGGCAGAGGTGCGCTTCTTCCTTCGTCACAATCGAGCTCCTAGCAGGGAATCAG GTGGGTCAAGAGGCTCAGAGCCGAAGAGGAATGGAGTAAAGGGTCCTCCAGACAGAAGAATGGAGAATGGG GTGGCGACACCCCGCATGGACATGACACTGGCTGAATTACAAGAGATGGCTGccagacaacagcagcaaatagAGGCTCAGCAACAGCTCCTTGCTTCCAAG GAGCAGCGGCTGCGCTACTTGAAGCAGCAGGAGCaacgtcagcagcagcaggcctcTGAGCAGGAGAAGCTGCAGCGCCTCCGAGAGAACATCGAGAACCAAGAAACTCGACTCAAGAAGGTCCGGGCCCTCAAGGGCCAGGTGGAGCAGAAGCGCCTCAGCAATGGCAAACTGG TGGAGGAAATAGAGCAGATGAACAACCTGttccagcagaagcagagagaacTAGTGATGGCTGCATCCAAGGTGGAGGAGCTCAACCGACAGCTGGAGTTGctcaaaaatggcaaaatggaCAACTTCCATGACACCCAGAGCTCTGTGGCTGAACTGGACCGCCTCTACAAGGAGCTACAG CTGAGGAACAAGCTCAACCAGGAACAGAACTCCAAGTTGCAGCAGCAAAGAGACAGCCTGAACAAGCGCAACCTGGAGGTGGCTTCCATGGACAAACGGATCAGTGAGCTCCGAGATCGGCTCTGGAAGAAGaaggcagcactgcagcagaagGAGAACTTGCCT aaTGGCTATCCTGGTAAAGAGAGGGCTTCAAAAGACACTCATCTTCAG CTCCCCTCCGATGGCCAAGCCGGACAGCAGTCAGGTCCGTCTCGTGTGGCAGCGGTCGGCCCATACATCCAGTCGTCCACCATGCCCAGGGGCGCAGTGAGGCACGACCTGCTTGTAAAACCAGCCTACCCAGACGGCACTGCCACCCTTCCAGCCCACGACCCACAGAGCAAGGCCGGCACAG AAGCCATGTTCTTGCTTAAGCCTCTGAAAGAGCTGCGGGCTAAGAGAAAAG GCCTTCAACCATCCAAGCTGGCAGACTGGGGCTCTTCAGGTCCAGAATCCAACACCAATGGTCATGGTCCAGCCTCAACACTGCCACGAATGACCTCTCAATCCAACTCTAACACAGAACAAG ATGAGACTGAGCTGAAGAGGGACAGGAAGGTGCGTCCATTTTCCATGTTTGAGCCAACAGAGGCTCCCACCACCTCCCTACGTAAAAACCAGAGCAGTGATGACCTGGTCAGGGATGCTCAG TCTGCTCCCAAGGCTCCAGTCAAGGTGCCTCCTCCTGTCCCCACCAAACCGAAAGGCCCTAATGTTGTGCCCTACAGCAAACAAGGCCTCAACACAGGCACCTTTCCTAAGGCCAAGCCCCACAGCCAGCAGCCCCAGGCCGCCCAGGGCCGCAGCCCTGTCCCACCCTCACAGAGCCAGACACTCCCCCTGCCCTCTAAGCAGGACACTCCACCTGCAGCCACGGTACGGCCCTTCACCCCAGAGCTGCCCTCCTCCAAAGACTCCAGTCTGACTAAGCCCCAGACCTTAGCGGCCAGCTCCATTTACTCCATGTACACGCAGCAGCCTGGCACAGCGAAACCCCTCCAACCTGGTGTGCAGGGCGCTCTCCACAGGTCTCAGAACCGCACCAATGGATTTGTCAGTG TGTACGGTAAACCAGTGATCCCAAGTGGCAGCTCCCTACATCCAGAGAACCCTTACCTGGACCGCCGCTCCCCTGCCCTAGAATGTGAGGTAGACCACAATGGAGCCAACAGCATGGGTCCCAGCCCGCCTGAGGGCCCCCAACCAGAAACTGAGCGCATCCCCAGGCCCCTCAGCCCTACCAAGCTGCTTCCCTTCATTTCCAACCCCTATAGGCATCAAAGTGATGGTGACCTGGAAGCACTAAGAAAGAAGCTCTACAACGCTCCAAGGCCCCTGAAGAAACGCAGCTCGATCACTGAACCAGAGGGTCCAGCAGGGCCCAACATTCAGAAACTCCTCTACCAGAAGACTACACTAGCAGCTATGGAGACCACTGTGACTACACCAACCACTCCCACCTATACTGGTGAAGCAGAGAAAGCAGCGGAGGGATCTGTGGTGCAACATGTTCCAAGCCCCGTGAGCGGTGCTGAAAACCACCCATCAGAGCCAGGACAGACTCTGGAGGGAGGACAGCTCCCATCTCACATCCCAGGTGCTAAAGTCCCCGTCCCAGCTCCCACTGAACAGACCAAACCACCTTCAGCCACCCCGGAGAGTGAGCACATtatcccccctcctccaccatccCACCCAGCCCCCAGGCCAGATGAAGCTCTTTTCCCGCCACCACCCCCTGCTGGCTTGGAGGATATAATGCCCAACCTGCCCCCTCCGCCTCCAGAAGGCTTCCTGGAAGAGTTCCCCCCCTACCCGCCACCCCCATACCCCAGTGGAGCAGAGCATGACAGCTTGGGAGAGGACACCTTTAACATGAAGGCACCTGAGGTCACGGGCCAGGTCACTCTGCCACCG GGAAAGAGGACCAACTTGCGCAAACCTGGCTCTGAACGCATCGATCACAGCATGAGAGTGAAGTTCAACCCACTGGCTCTGCTGCTAGACTCGTCTCTGGAGGGAGAGTTTGACCTGGTCCAGAGAATCATCTATGAA GTGGAGGATCCCAGTCAGCCCAATGATGAAGGCATCACTGCTCTGCACAATGCTGTCTGTGCTGGACACACAGAGATTGTCAAGTTTTTGGTCCAGTTTGGCGTCAATGTCAACGCTGCTGACAGTGATGGCTG gacacctcttcactgtgctgcATCCTGCAACAATGTGCAAGTGTGCAAGTTCCTGGTGGAGTCTGGCGCAGCAGTGTTTGCTATGACTTACAGCGACATGCAAACGGCTGCTGATAAAtgtgaagagatggaggagggctATACCCAGTGCTCCCAGTTCCTTTATG GTGTGCAAGAGAAGATGGGCATCATGAACAGGGGTGTGGTCTACGGTCTTTGGGACTACAGCAGCGAAAACCCTGACGAGTTGTCCTTCCGCGAGGGAGACTGCATGACCATCATCCGCAGAGAAGACGAGGACGAGATTGAATGGTGGTGGGCACGCATGGCCGACACAGAGGGTTACATTCCCCGCAACCTCCTTGGG CTCTACCCGAGAATAAAGCCAAGACAGAGAACCCTGGCTTAA
- the tp53bp2a gene encoding apoptosis-stimulating of p53 protein 2a isoform X4 — MRYEAKMMPMFLTVYLSNNDQHFTEVPVTPETLCRDVVELCKEPGETDCHLSEMWRGSERAVGDGERMLDVLQRWGQHRAEVRFFLRHNRAPSRESGGSRGSEPKRNGVKGPPDRRMENGVATPRMDMTLAELQEMAARQQQQIEAQQQLLASKEQRLRYLKQQEQRQQQQASEQEKLQRLRENIENQETRLKKVRALKGQVEQKRLSNGKLVEEIEQMNNLFQQKQRELVMAASKVEELNRQLELLKNGKMDNFHDTQSSVAELDRLYKELQLRNKLNQEQNSKLQQQRDSLNKRNLEVASMDKRISELRDRLWKKKAALQQKENLPLPSDGQAGQQSGPSRVAAVGPYIQSSTMPRGAVRHDLLVKPAYPDGTATLPAHDPQSKAGTEAMFLLKPLKELRAKRKGLQPSKLADWGSSGPESNTNGHGPASTLPRMTSQSNSNTEQDETELKRDRKVRPFSMFEPTEAPTTSLRKNQSSDDLVRDAQSAPKAPVKVPPPVPTKPKGPNVVPYSKQGLNTGTFPKAKPHSQQPQAAQGRSPVPPSQSQTLPLPSKQDTPPAATVRPFTPELPSSKDSSLTKPQTLAASSIYSMYTQQPGTAKPLQPGVQGALHRSQNRTNGFVSVYGKPVIPSGSSLHPENPYLDRRSPALECEVDHNGANSMGPSPPEGPQPETERIPRPLSPTKLLPFISNPYRHQSDGDLEALRKKLYNAPRPLKKRSSITEPEGPAGPNIQKLLYQKTTLAAMETTVTTPTTPTYTGEAEKAAEGSVVQHVPSPVSGAENHPSEPGQTLEGGQLPSHIPGAKVPVPAPTEQTKPPSATPESEHIIPPPPPSHPAPRPDEALFPPPPPAGLEDIMPNLPPPPPEGFLEEFPPYPPPPYPSGAEHDSLGEDTFNMKAPEVTGQVTLPPGKRTNLRKPGSERIDHSMRVKFNPLALLLDSSLEGEFDLVQRIIYEVEDPSQPNDEGITALHNAVCAGHTEIVKFLVQFGVNVNAADSDGWTPLHCAASCNNVQVCKFLVESGAAVFAMTYSDMQTAADKCEEMEEGYTQCSQFLYGVQEKMGIMNRGVVYGLWDYSSENPDELSFREGDCMTIIRREDEDEIEWWWARMADTEGYIPRNLLGLYPRIKPRQRTLA, encoded by the exons ATGTTCCTGACAGTATACCTCAGTAACAATGACCAGCATTTTACTGAGGTCCCCGTTACCCCAGAGACGCTGTGCCGGGATGTGGTGGAGTTGTGCAAGGAGCCGGGGGAGACGGACTGCCACCTGTCTGAGATGTGGCGTGGATCTG AGCGAGCCGTCGGTGACGGGGAGAGGAtgctggatgtgctgcagcGATGGGGACAACACAGGGCAGAGGTGCGCTTCTTCCTTCGTCACAATCGAGCTCCTAGCAGGGAATCAG GTGGGTCAAGAGGCTCAGAGCCGAAGAGGAATGGAGTAAAGGGTCCTCCAGACAGAAGAATGGAGAATGGG GTGGCGACACCCCGCATGGACATGACACTGGCTGAATTACAAGAGATGGCTGccagacaacagcagcaaatagAGGCTCAGCAACAGCTCCTTGCTTCCAAG GAGCAGCGGCTGCGCTACTTGAAGCAGCAGGAGCaacgtcagcagcagcaggcctcTGAGCAGGAGAAGCTGCAGCGCCTCCGAGAGAACATCGAGAACCAAGAAACTCGACTCAAGAAGGTCCGGGCCCTCAAGGGCCAGGTGGAGCAGAAGCGCCTCAGCAATGGCAAACTGG TGGAGGAAATAGAGCAGATGAACAACCTGttccagcagaagcagagagaacTAGTGATGGCTGCATCCAAGGTGGAGGAGCTCAACCGACAGCTGGAGTTGctcaaaaatggcaaaatggaCAACTTCCATGACACCCAGAGCTCTGTGGCTGAACTGGACCGCCTCTACAAGGAGCTACAG CTGAGGAACAAGCTCAACCAGGAACAGAACTCCAAGTTGCAGCAGCAAAGAGACAGCCTGAACAAGCGCAACCTGGAGGTGGCTTCCATGGACAAACGGATCAGTGAGCTCCGAGATCGGCTCTGGAAGAAGaaggcagcactgcagcagaagGAGAACTTGCCT CTCCCCTCCGATGGCCAAGCCGGACAGCAGTCAGGTCCGTCTCGTGTGGCAGCGGTCGGCCCATACATCCAGTCGTCCACCATGCCCAGGGGCGCAGTGAGGCACGACCTGCTTGTAAAACCAGCCTACCCAGACGGCACTGCCACCCTTCCAGCCCACGACCCACAGAGCAAGGCCGGCACAG AAGCCATGTTCTTGCTTAAGCCTCTGAAAGAGCTGCGGGCTAAGAGAAAAG GCCTTCAACCATCCAAGCTGGCAGACTGGGGCTCTTCAGGTCCAGAATCCAACACCAATGGTCATGGTCCAGCCTCAACACTGCCACGAATGACCTCTCAATCCAACTCTAACACAGAACAAG ATGAGACTGAGCTGAAGAGGGACAGGAAGGTGCGTCCATTTTCCATGTTTGAGCCAACAGAGGCTCCCACCACCTCCCTACGTAAAAACCAGAGCAGTGATGACCTGGTCAGGGATGCTCAG TCTGCTCCCAAGGCTCCAGTCAAGGTGCCTCCTCCTGTCCCCACCAAACCGAAAGGCCCTAATGTTGTGCCCTACAGCAAACAAGGCCTCAACACAGGCACCTTTCCTAAGGCCAAGCCCCACAGCCAGCAGCCCCAGGCCGCCCAGGGCCGCAGCCCTGTCCCACCCTCACAGAGCCAGACACTCCCCCTGCCCTCTAAGCAGGACACTCCACCTGCAGCCACGGTACGGCCCTTCACCCCAGAGCTGCCCTCCTCCAAAGACTCCAGTCTGACTAAGCCCCAGACCTTAGCGGCCAGCTCCATTTACTCCATGTACACGCAGCAGCCTGGCACAGCGAAACCCCTCCAACCTGGTGTGCAGGGCGCTCTCCACAGGTCTCAGAACCGCACCAATGGATTTGTCAGTG TGTACGGTAAACCAGTGATCCCAAGTGGCAGCTCCCTACATCCAGAGAACCCTTACCTGGACCGCCGCTCCCCTGCCCTAGAATGTGAGGTAGACCACAATGGAGCCAACAGCATGGGTCCCAGCCCGCCTGAGGGCCCCCAACCAGAAACTGAGCGCATCCCCAGGCCCCTCAGCCCTACCAAGCTGCTTCCCTTCATTTCCAACCCCTATAGGCATCAAAGTGATGGTGACCTGGAAGCACTAAGAAAGAAGCTCTACAACGCTCCAAGGCCCCTGAAGAAACGCAGCTCGATCACTGAACCAGAGGGTCCAGCAGGGCCCAACATTCAGAAACTCCTCTACCAGAAGACTACACTAGCAGCTATGGAGACCACTGTGACTACACCAACCACTCCCACCTATACTGGTGAAGCAGAGAAAGCAGCGGAGGGATCTGTGGTGCAACATGTTCCAAGCCCCGTGAGCGGTGCTGAAAACCACCCATCAGAGCCAGGACAGACTCTGGAGGGAGGACAGCTCCCATCTCACATCCCAGGTGCTAAAGTCCCCGTCCCAGCTCCCACTGAACAGACCAAACCACCTTCAGCCACCCCGGAGAGTGAGCACATtatcccccctcctccaccatccCACCCAGCCCCCAGGCCAGATGAAGCTCTTTTCCCGCCACCACCCCCTGCTGGCTTGGAGGATATAATGCCCAACCTGCCCCCTCCGCCTCCAGAAGGCTTCCTGGAAGAGTTCCCCCCCTACCCGCCACCCCCATACCCCAGTGGAGCAGAGCATGACAGCTTGGGAGAGGACACCTTTAACATGAAGGCACCTGAGGTCACGGGCCAGGTCACTCTGCCACCG GGAAAGAGGACCAACTTGCGCAAACCTGGCTCTGAACGCATCGATCACAGCATGAGAGTGAAGTTCAACCCACTGGCTCTGCTGCTAGACTCGTCTCTGGAGGGAGAGTTTGACCTGGTCCAGAGAATCATCTATGAA GTGGAGGATCCCAGTCAGCCCAATGATGAAGGCATCACTGCTCTGCACAATGCTGTCTGTGCTGGACACACAGAGATTGTCAAGTTTTTGGTCCAGTTTGGCGTCAATGTCAACGCTGCTGACAGTGATGGCTG gacacctcttcactgtgctgcATCCTGCAACAATGTGCAAGTGTGCAAGTTCCTGGTGGAGTCTGGCGCAGCAGTGTTTGCTATGACTTACAGCGACATGCAAACGGCTGCTGATAAAtgtgaagagatggaggagggctATACCCAGTGCTCCCAGTTCCTTTATG GTGTGCAAGAGAAGATGGGCATCATGAACAGGGGTGTGGTCTACGGTCTTTGGGACTACAGCAGCGAAAACCCTGACGAGTTGTCCTTCCGCGAGGGAGACTGCATGACCATCATCCGCAGAGAAGACGAGGACGAGATTGAATGGTGGTGGGCACGCATGGCCGACACAGAGGGTTACATTCCCCGCAACCTCCTTGGG CTCTACCCGAGAATAAAGCCAAGACAGAGAACCCTGGCTTAA
- the tp53bp2a gene encoding apoptosis-stimulating of p53 protein 2a isoform X3, whose product MRYEAKMMPMFLTVYLSNNDQHFTEVPVTPETLCRDVVELCKEPGETDCHLSEMWRGSERAVGDGERMLDVLQRWGQHRAEVRFFLRHNRAPSRESGGSRGSEPKRNGVKGPPDRRMENGVATPRMDMTLAELQEMAARQQQQIEAQQQLLASKEQRLRYLKQQEQRQQQQASEQEKLQRLRENIENQETRLKKVRALKGQVEQKRLSNGKLVEEIEQMNNLFQQKQRELVMAASKVEELNRQLELLKNGKMDNFHDTQSSVAELDRLYKELQLRNKLNQEQNSKLQQQRDSLNKRNLEVASMDKRISELRDRLWKKKAALQQKENLPPQMPQHSELTHASNGYPGKERASKDTHLQLPSDGQAGQQSGPSRVAAVGPYIQSSTMPRGAVRHDLLVKPAYPDGTATLPAHDPQSKAGTGLQPSKLADWGSSGPESNTNGHGPASTLPRMTSQSNSNTEQDETELKRDRKVRPFSMFEPTEAPTTSLRKNQSSDDLVRDAQSAPKAPVKVPPPVPTKPKGPNVVPYSKQGLNTGTFPKAKPHSQQPQAAQGRSPVPPSQSQTLPLPSKQDTPPAATVRPFTPELPSSKDSSLTKPQTLAASSIYSMYTQQPGTAKPLQPGVQGALHRSQNRTNGFVSVYGKPVIPSGSSLHPENPYLDRRSPALECEVDHNGANSMGPSPPEGPQPETERIPRPLSPTKLLPFISNPYRHQSDGDLEALRKKLYNAPRPLKKRSSITEPEGPAGPNIQKLLYQKTTLAAMETTVTTPTTPTYTGEAEKAAEGSVVQHVPSPVSGAENHPSEPGQTLEGGQLPSHIPGAKVPVPAPTEQTKPPSATPESEHIIPPPPPSHPAPRPDEALFPPPPPAGLEDIMPNLPPPPPEGFLEEFPPYPPPPYPSGAEHDSLGEDTFNMKAPEVTGQVTLPPGKRTNLRKPGSERIDHSMRVKFNPLALLLDSSLEGEFDLVQRIIYEVEDPSQPNDEGITALHNAVCAGHTEIVKFLVQFGVNVNAADSDGWTPLHCAASCNNVQVCKFLVESGAAVFAMTYSDMQTAADKCEEMEEGYTQCSQFLYGVQEKMGIMNRGVVYGLWDYSSENPDELSFREGDCMTIIRREDEDEIEWWWARMADTEGYIPRNLLGLYPRIKPRQRTLA is encoded by the exons ATGTTCCTGACAGTATACCTCAGTAACAATGACCAGCATTTTACTGAGGTCCCCGTTACCCCAGAGACGCTGTGCCGGGATGTGGTGGAGTTGTGCAAGGAGCCGGGGGAGACGGACTGCCACCTGTCTGAGATGTGGCGTGGATCTG AGCGAGCCGTCGGTGACGGGGAGAGGAtgctggatgtgctgcagcGATGGGGACAACACAGGGCAGAGGTGCGCTTCTTCCTTCGTCACAATCGAGCTCCTAGCAGGGAATCAG GTGGGTCAAGAGGCTCAGAGCCGAAGAGGAATGGAGTAAAGGGTCCTCCAGACAGAAGAATGGAGAATGGG GTGGCGACACCCCGCATGGACATGACACTGGCTGAATTACAAGAGATGGCTGccagacaacagcagcaaatagAGGCTCAGCAACAGCTCCTTGCTTCCAAG GAGCAGCGGCTGCGCTACTTGAAGCAGCAGGAGCaacgtcagcagcagcaggcctcTGAGCAGGAGAAGCTGCAGCGCCTCCGAGAGAACATCGAGAACCAAGAAACTCGACTCAAGAAGGTCCGGGCCCTCAAGGGCCAGGTGGAGCAGAAGCGCCTCAGCAATGGCAAACTGG TGGAGGAAATAGAGCAGATGAACAACCTGttccagcagaagcagagagaacTAGTGATGGCTGCATCCAAGGTGGAGGAGCTCAACCGACAGCTGGAGTTGctcaaaaatggcaaaatggaCAACTTCCATGACACCCAGAGCTCTGTGGCTGAACTGGACCGCCTCTACAAGGAGCTACAG CTGAGGAACAAGCTCAACCAGGAACAGAACTCCAAGTTGCAGCAGCAAAGAGACAGCCTGAACAAGCGCAACCTGGAGGTGGCTTCCATGGACAAACGGATCAGTGAGCTCCGAGATCGGCTCTGGAAGAAGaaggcagcactgcagcagaagGAGAACTTGCCT CCTCAGATGCCCCAGCATTCAGAGCTCACCCATGCCAGC aaTGGCTATCCTGGTAAAGAGAGGGCTTCAAAAGACACTCATCTTCAG CTCCCCTCCGATGGCCAAGCCGGACAGCAGTCAGGTCCGTCTCGTGTGGCAGCGGTCGGCCCATACATCCAGTCGTCCACCATGCCCAGGGGCGCAGTGAGGCACGACCTGCTTGTAAAACCAGCCTACCCAGACGGCACTGCCACCCTTCCAGCCCACGACCCACAGAGCAAGGCCGGCACAG GCCTTCAACCATCCAAGCTGGCAGACTGGGGCTCTTCAGGTCCAGAATCCAACACCAATGGTCATGGTCCAGCCTCAACACTGCCACGAATGACCTCTCAATCCAACTCTAACACAGAACAAG ATGAGACTGAGCTGAAGAGGGACAGGAAGGTGCGTCCATTTTCCATGTTTGAGCCAACAGAGGCTCCCACCACCTCCCTACGTAAAAACCAGAGCAGTGATGACCTGGTCAGGGATGCTCAG TCTGCTCCCAAGGCTCCAGTCAAGGTGCCTCCTCCTGTCCCCACCAAACCGAAAGGCCCTAATGTTGTGCCCTACAGCAAACAAGGCCTCAACACAGGCACCTTTCCTAAGGCCAAGCCCCACAGCCAGCAGCCCCAGGCCGCCCAGGGCCGCAGCCCTGTCCCACCCTCACAGAGCCAGACACTCCCCCTGCCCTCTAAGCAGGACACTCCACCTGCAGCCACGGTACGGCCCTTCACCCCAGAGCTGCCCTCCTCCAAAGACTCCAGTCTGACTAAGCCCCAGACCTTAGCGGCCAGCTCCATTTACTCCATGTACACGCAGCAGCCTGGCACAGCGAAACCCCTCCAACCTGGTGTGCAGGGCGCTCTCCACAGGTCTCAGAACCGCACCAATGGATTTGTCAGTG TGTACGGTAAACCAGTGATCCCAAGTGGCAGCTCCCTACATCCAGAGAACCCTTACCTGGACCGCCGCTCCCCTGCCCTAGAATGTGAGGTAGACCACAATGGAGCCAACAGCATGGGTCCCAGCCCGCCTGAGGGCCCCCAACCAGAAACTGAGCGCATCCCCAGGCCCCTCAGCCCTACCAAGCTGCTTCCCTTCATTTCCAACCCCTATAGGCATCAAAGTGATGGTGACCTGGAAGCACTAAGAAAGAAGCTCTACAACGCTCCAAGGCCCCTGAAGAAACGCAGCTCGATCACTGAACCAGAGGGTCCAGCAGGGCCCAACATTCAGAAACTCCTCTACCAGAAGACTACACTAGCAGCTATGGAGACCACTGTGACTACACCAACCACTCCCACCTATACTGGTGAAGCAGAGAAAGCAGCGGAGGGATCTGTGGTGCAACATGTTCCAAGCCCCGTGAGCGGTGCTGAAAACCACCCATCAGAGCCAGGACAGACTCTGGAGGGAGGACAGCTCCCATCTCACATCCCAGGTGCTAAAGTCCCCGTCCCAGCTCCCACTGAACAGACCAAACCACCTTCAGCCACCCCGGAGAGTGAGCACATtatcccccctcctccaccatccCACCCAGCCCCCAGGCCAGATGAAGCTCTTTTCCCGCCACCACCCCCTGCTGGCTTGGAGGATATAATGCCCAACCTGCCCCCTCCGCCTCCAGAAGGCTTCCTGGAAGAGTTCCCCCCCTACCCGCCACCCCCATACCCCAGTGGAGCAGAGCATGACAGCTTGGGAGAGGACACCTTTAACATGAAGGCACCTGAGGTCACGGGCCAGGTCACTCTGCCACCG GGAAAGAGGACCAACTTGCGCAAACCTGGCTCTGAACGCATCGATCACAGCATGAGAGTGAAGTTCAACCCACTGGCTCTGCTGCTAGACTCGTCTCTGGAGGGAGAGTTTGACCTGGTCCAGAGAATCATCTATGAA GTGGAGGATCCCAGTCAGCCCAATGATGAAGGCATCACTGCTCTGCACAATGCTGTCTGTGCTGGACACACAGAGATTGTCAAGTTTTTGGTCCAGTTTGGCGTCAATGTCAACGCTGCTGACAGTGATGGCTG gacacctcttcactgtgctgcATCCTGCAACAATGTGCAAGTGTGCAAGTTCCTGGTGGAGTCTGGCGCAGCAGTGTTTGCTATGACTTACAGCGACATGCAAACGGCTGCTGATAAAtgtgaagagatggaggagggctATACCCAGTGCTCCCAGTTCCTTTATG GTGTGCAAGAGAAGATGGGCATCATGAACAGGGGTGTGGTCTACGGTCTTTGGGACTACAGCAGCGAAAACCCTGACGAGTTGTCCTTCCGCGAGGGAGACTGCATGACCATCATCCGCAGAGAAGACGAGGACGAGATTGAATGGTGGTGGGCACGCATGGCCGACACAGAGGGTTACATTCCCCGCAACCTCCTTGGG CTCTACCCGAGAATAAAGCCAAGACAGAGAACCCTGGCTTAA